One Malania oleifera isolate guangnan ecotype guangnan chromosome 10, ASM2987363v1, whole genome shotgun sequence genomic region harbors:
- the LOC131166505 gene encoding exocyst complex component EXO70H1-like translates to MIDETIDTVRSLLTKWDPSAAASSDPSLFRDGRAEARDFIASVNHLRRVMHLLLSAHSPTDRLLLAHTLLQLAMKRLEKEFYQLLCASRHRLDADSISAPSSRLSGDEDAVSEDYARVADEAASVCDDLRMIADCMIRSGYGKECAKIYKIIRKSIVDEEMYRMGIERLRSAKVQRFDGEVLEKRIHDWINASKTAVTTLFRGERILCDHLFPASESIRESCFSEVSREGAVNLLRFPELVAKTAKSSRANIFRLLDLHEAMSDLQPAIELTFSFESTAPVRSQACNTLLKLSNAVRASLSEFESSIQNDSSKKLVDGGGIHELTRSAMGHLVRLADYSPVLSDIVAQIPAQYKSPFPESFFAASNSGESPAKTLSVRIAWLVLVLLCKLDTKANLYKDVSLSYLFLANNLHFVVERVRRSNLRRILGEEWVSKHSQRVKQYAAKYESAAWTKILHLLPEKQATAVPQEEAKECFRRFNEAFEEAYRKQRSWVVVDGKLRDEIKVSIAKNIVPAYREFYDTYVSALRGEKDLELLVRFCPDNLGNYLSDMFHRMGSSTSTSSSSSWSSSLRKSLSL, encoded by the coding sequence ATGATCGACGAAACCATCGATACCGTCCGTTCCCTCCTCACCAAGTGGGACCCATCCGCCGCCGCCTCCTCCGACCCCTCCCTCTTCCGCGATGGCAGAGCCGAAGCCCGAGACTTCATCGCCTCCGTCAACCACCTCCGCAGGGTTATGCACCTCCTGCTATCCGCCCACTCCCCCACCGACCGCCTCCTTCTCGCCCACACCCTCTTGCAGCTAGCCATGAAACGCCTCGAGAAGGAGTTCTACCAGCTCCTCTGCGCCAGCCGCCACCGCCTCGACGCCGACTCCATCTCCGCTCCTTCCTCCCGCCTGTCCGGCGACGAAGATGCTGTCTCCGAGGACTACGCCAGAGTAGCCGACGAAGCCGCCTCGGTTTGCGACGATCTGAGGATGATTGCGGATTGCATGATTAGATCTGGATACGGGAAAGAGTGCGCGAAGATTTATAAAATTATCAGAAAATCGATCGTGGATGAAGAGATGTATAGGATGGGAATTGAACGGCTGAGATCCGCCAAGGTGCAGAGATTTGATGGGGAAGTGCTGGAGAAGAGAATCCATGACTGGATCAACGCGAGCAAGACCGCCGTGACTACTCTTTTTCGCGGGGAGAGAATCCTCTGCGATCACCTTTTTCCTGCGTCCGAGTCCATCAGAGAATCGTGCTTCTCTGAGGTGTCACGAGAAGGAGCGGTTAATCTGTTGAGATTCCCAGAACTCGTCGCAAAGACAGCTAAGAGTTCGCGGGCGAATATTTTCCGGCTACTAGACCTGCACGAGGCAATGTCCGATCTTCAACCGGCGATCGAACTAACATTCTCGTTCGAATCAACCGCCCCCGTCCGATCACAAGCGTGCAACACACTTCTCAAACTCAGCAACGCAGTCCGTGCATCGCTGTCAGAGTTCGAATCGTCGATTCAGAATGACTCGTCGAAAAAGCTGGTAGACGGCGGTGGAATCCATGAGCTTACGCGTTCGGCGATGGGCCACCTCGTTCGACTCGCCGATTATAGCCCTGTGCTCTCCGACATTGTTGCTCAGATTCCGGCTCAGTATAAATCTCCGTTTCCTGAATCCTTCTTCGCAGCTTCGAATTCCGGTGAGTCGCCGGCGAAAACCTTGTCCGTACGCATCGCGTGGCTCGTACTCGTCCTCCTCTGCAAGCTCGACACGAAGGCCAATCTCTACAAGGACGTTTCACTCTCCTACCTCTTCCTCGCCAACAACCTCCACTTCGTCGTCGAGAGGGTCCGTCGGTCGAACCTCCGGCGCATCCTCGGCGAGGAGTGGGTATCGAAACATTCACAGAGGGTGAAGCAATACGCGGCGAAGTACGAGTCAGCGGCCTGGACGAAGATACTGCACCTGCTGCCGGAGAAGCAAGCCACGGCGGTACCGCAGGAGGAAGCGAAGGAGTGCTTTCGGCGATTCAACGAGGCGTTCGAGGAGGCGTACCGGAAGCAGAGGTCGTGGGTCGTGGTGGACGGCAAGCTCCGAGACGAGATAAAGGTTTCGATAGCGAAGAATATCGTGCCGGCATATCGAGAGTTTTACGATACGTACGTTTCGGCGCTGAGGGGAGAGAAGGATTTGGAGCTTCTGGTCAGATTTTGCCCTGACAATTTGGGGAATTACCTGTCGGACATGTTCCACCGCATGGGAAGCTCGACTTCTACATCGTCGTCTTCGTCTTGGTCTTCGTCACTAcggaaatctctctctctctga